The following are encoded in a window of Sulfurimonas sp. C5 genomic DNA:
- a CDS encoding methyl-accepting chemotaxis protein, with product MFNGLSIKQKMNYLISIATFAILAATIFVFFAMSDLDSDYEKLHESSLQAGLLTLAIEKNMNYVSRTDRAVMLGGDREKDLERLRNTIKTIKSDFEKLDALLEGDSSYELSVKAKDSTLLFLNNAYKMVSSLTPDEIENSKAEIYAKYRKELTPYAEESRKYFKELVQLKKTQLDQDSQDMQTKISFYKYFVLVSGVIVGIIVLIAAWIIRKSITGGIQNFTELITDAANGNFTNKSNIETNHTTELGIMGSHLSELLEHVEKLISEINTTITNASKGDFSKAISSEGLKGEFVLAIDSVAQSLDFMKKQSQKVKRDAFNSKLSVKSTNVTESLSLIQTNLKTNIENLKAVTSSTKFASDLANDSRDNITSVVSELHTLHQQVTANNGSIEELASQTSSITTVIDLITDIADQTNLLALNAAIEAARAGEHGRGFAVVADEVRKLAERTHKATSEISVSIKSLQQGMNEIQESSEAMKTTVDESTEKIEQFEDTLIELSSNSSKIVDQSYHMENSIFIVLAKIDHILYKARAYNSLMTLQKALKPTSHTECNLGQWYSGEGKRRFSSTSSYKRTESAHAVVHDKANTNLQYIDMANPEQVLIEHEDTIIENFDKMEVASNELFDLLDHMIVEAHGENTPSTEK from the coding sequence ATGTTCAACGGTTTAAGTATCAAACAAAAGATGAACTACCTCATATCAATCGCTACATTTGCAATTTTGGCAGCAACTATTTTTGTATTTTTTGCAATGAGCGATCTGGACAGCGATTATGAAAAACTTCATGAAAGCTCTTTACAAGCTGGCTTACTGACATTGGCAATCGAAAAAAACATGAATTACGTTAGCAGAACAGATAGAGCTGTGATGTTAGGCGGTGATCGTGAAAAAGATCTTGAAAGACTAAGAAATACAATAAAAACAATCAAAAGTGACTTTGAAAAGCTAGATGCACTTCTAGAAGGTGACTCTTCATACGAACTTTCTGTAAAAGCTAAAGATTCAACACTTCTTTTCCTCAATAATGCATATAAAATGGTATCTTCGTTAACACCTGACGAGATCGAAAACTCTAAAGCAGAAATTTATGCAAAATATAGAAAAGAATTGACTCCTTATGCAGAAGAATCAAGAAAATATTTTAAAGAACTTGTACAGTTAAAGAAAACACAACTTGATCAAGATTCACAAGATATGCAAACTAAAATATCTTTTTATAAATATTTTGTACTGGTGTCAGGTGTCATCGTAGGTATTATTGTACTTATTGCAGCATGGATTATTAGAAAATCTATTACTGGCGGTATCCAAAACTTTACAGAATTAATTACGGATGCTGCAAACGGTAACTTTACAAATAAATCGAACATTGAAACTAACCATACAACAGAGCTTGGTATTATGGGCAGCCACCTGTCAGAACTTCTAGAGCATGTAGAAAAACTCATTAGTGAAATCAACACAACTATTACAAATGCTTCTAAAGGTGACTTTTCAAAAGCCATCTCTTCTGAAGGTCTTAAAGGTGAATTTGTTTTAGCTATCGATAGTGTTGCACAAAGCCTTGATTTTATGAAAAAACAAAGTCAAAAAGTTAAACGTGATGCATTCAATTCCAAACTAAGTGTTAAGAGTACAAATGTTACTGAATCTCTAAGCCTTATTCAAACAAATCTTAAAACGAATATTGAGAACTTAAAAGCTGTAACGTCTTCTACTAAGTTTGCATCTGACTTGGCAAATGATTCTCGTGACAATATCACTTCAGTGGTAAGTGAACTCCATACACTTCACCAACAAGTAACAGCTAATAATGGCAGTATTGAAGAACTAGCTTCACAAACAAGCAGTATTACAACAGTTATCGACCTAATTACTGATATTGCTGATCAAACTAACCTTTTAGCTCTTAATGCTGCTATTGAAGCTGCACGTGCAGGTGAACACGGTCGTGGATTTGCAGTTGTTGCTGATGAAGTAAGAAAACTTGCAGAACGCACACATAAAGCAACAAGTGAAATTTCTGTTTCTATCAAGTCTCTACAACAAGGTATGAACGAAATTCAAGAAAGTTCTGAAGCTATGAAAACAACTGTTGATGAATCAACAGAAAAAATAGAACAGTTTGAAGATACATTAATTGAATTAAGTTCTAACTCTTCAAAAATCGTTGATCAGTCTTACCATATGGAAAACAGTATCTTTATCGTACTTGCTAAAATTGACCATATTCTTTATAAAGCGCGTGCATATAATTCATTAATGACATTACAAAAAGCACTTAAACCGACTTCTCATACAGAATGTAATCTTGGACAATGGTATAGCGGTGAAGGTAAAAGAAGATTTAGCTCTACATCTTCTTACAAAAGAACAGAGTCTGCACATGCTGTTGTTCATGATAAAGCAAATACGAATCTTCAATATATTGATATGGCTAATCCTGAACAAGTGCTTATTGAACATGAAGATACAATCATAGAAAACTTCGATAAAATGGAAGTAGCATCAAATGAACTATTTGATTTACTTGACCATATGATTGTAGAAGCACATGGTGAAAATACACCATCAACAGAAAAATAA
- the gdhA gene encoding NADP-specific glutamate dehydrogenase, producing the protein MSFVEAEIKKFESSNGSGTNLFYQALEEVIYSIAPLLESDPKYTEHAILERLVVPDRMIEFKVTWLDDNNKIQVNTGYRVQFNNALGPYKGGLRFHPTVNEGILKFLGFEQILKNSLTGLPIGGAKGGSDFDPKGKSDFEIMKFCSAFMTELHKYIGPRMDVPAGDIGVGSKEIGYLFGEYKKITSTYEGVLTGKPFIFSGSLMRPEATGYGVVYFTETMLDIENKEPLQGKVCTVSGAGNVALHAIEKLYQVGALPVSCSDSQGTIHDPRGVNLDLLKQLKLEKRQSLELYLETHPEAKYIPVEEYPEGGHAVWDIPCYAAFPCATQNELTELDAQNLITNGCVSVTEGANMPSTPDAIELLQTHNVCFGPAKAANAGGVAVSEFEMSQNASMSTWTFEEVDEKLKLTMQRICKRVALTAKDYGVEGNYVDGANISGFKKVADAMIAEGI; encoded by the coding sequence ATGAGCTTCGTGGAAGCAGAAATTAAAAAATTTGAAAGTTCAAACGGGTCAGGGACAAATCTCTTTTATCAAGCTTTAGAAGAAGTGATATACTCAATTGCTCCGCTGCTGGAGTCTGATCCAAAATATACGGAACATGCTATATTGGAGCGTTTAGTCGTTCCTGACAGAATGATAGAATTTAAAGTAACTTGGTTGGATGACAATAACAAGATTCAAGTAAATACAGGGTATCGCGTACAGTTTAATAATGCTTTGGGACCTTATAAAGGTGGTTTACGTTTTCATCCAACCGTGAATGAAGGAATTTTGAAGTTTTTAGGATTTGAGCAGATTTTAAAAAATTCCCTCACTGGCTTACCTATAGGTGGTGCAAAAGGTGGAAGTGACTTTGATCCAAAAGGAAAAAGCGATTTTGAGATCATGAAATTTTGTTCTGCATTCATGACGGAATTGCATAAATACATAGGCCCTAGAATGGATGTCCCTGCAGGGGATATCGGAGTGGGAAGTAAAGAGATCGGATACCTTTTTGGAGAGTATAAAAAGATTACTTCTACATATGAAGGTGTATTAACTGGAAAACCCTTTATATTTAGCGGTTCCTTAATGCGGCCGGAAGCAACTGGATACGGTGTTGTTTATTTTACAGAAACGATGCTGGATATAGAGAATAAAGAACCTCTGCAGGGGAAAGTATGTACTGTAAGCGGTGCGGGTAATGTAGCACTGCATGCTATAGAAAAGTTATATCAGGTTGGAGCTCTGCCTGTAAGTTGTTCAGATTCTCAAGGTACTATTCATGATCCTAGAGGAGTTAATTTAGATCTCTTAAAACAGCTTAAACTAGAGAAACGACAATCTTTGGAATTATATTTGGAAACACACCCCGAAGCAAAATATATACCTGTAGAAGAGTATCCTGAAGGTGGACATGCTGTTTGGGATATCCCTTGTTATGCTGCTTTTCCTTGTGCAACACAGAATGAGTTAACAGAGCTTGATGCACAAAACTTGATTACTAACGGATGTGTCAGTGTCACCGAAGGAGCAAACATGCCTTCTACTCCTGATGCTATCGAATTGCTTCAAACACATAATGTTTGTTTTGGACCAGCAAAAGCAGCCAATGCAGGCGGCGTTGCTGTAAGTGAATTTGAAATGAGTCAAAATGCATCGATGAGTACATGGACATTTGAAGAGGTTGATGAAAAGCTCAAGTTGACAATGCAGAGAATTTGTAAAAGGGTAGCACTCACTGCAAAAGATTACGGTGTTGAAGGAAACTATGTGGATGGTGCAAATATTTCAGGGTTTAAGAAGGTTGCAGACGCAATGATTGCGGAGGGAATCTAA
- a CDS encoding molecular chaperone TorD family protein, which yields MEETQARINIYALLSRILLQELDLETLKLIKKDANILEFFPVLKEWEPFNTLDDKTLLEEHINPDFVNLSILHLIPYETFYTREDQMVETGGANPVTDMYSAYDFMVDFEAARTVSSDHIGVELEFMHHLATAELKALEENDTEAVKELQTVQHEFLNKHLIKWAPMYLINMKYESRTPLYYETADMALEFILSDNEYLTKEIAA from the coding sequence ATGGAAGAAACACAAGCAAGGATAAATATATACGCTTTATTATCACGTATTTTATTACAAGAACTCGATTTAGAAACTTTAAAACTTATTAAAAAAGATGCAAATATTTTAGAGTTTTTTCCTGTTTTAAAAGAATGGGAACCTTTTAATACATTAGATGATAAAACACTTTTAGAAGAGCACATTAATCCAGATTTTGTTAATCTATCGATCTTACACCTTATCCCGTATGAAACATTTTATACACGTGAAGATCAAATGGTAGAAACAGGAGGAGCAAATCCTGTAACTGATATGTATAGTGCTTATGACTTTATGGTTGATTTTGAAGCTGCACGTACAGTTTCATCTGATCATATCGGTGTTGAATTAGAATTTATGCACCACTTGGCAACAGCTGAATTAAAAGCACTTGAAGAAAATGACACAGAAGCGGTAAAAGAGCTGCAAACTGTGCAACATGAGTTTTTAAATAAACACTTAATTAAATGGGCACCAATGTACTTGATTAATATGAAGTATGAGTCAAGAACACCATTATATTATGAAACAGCAGATATGGCATTAGAATTTATTTTAAGTGATAATGAATATCTTACAAAAGAGATCGCTGCGTAG
- a CDS encoding 4Fe-4S dicluster domain-containing protein, whose product MLTLNAGLCVRSLSVDSGCNKCEVVCPTNAIVIKEGNPLPAINFSECVSCGACGGICPSEALTLEEFSLTDFFFNFVQEKEILLSCRKNIPCIAALSVEHIISMAVLKKELVFDMGHCSECEIASTCKAQIEANFEEATYILEAMESDAVISMQDVKYENDEINTKDRREFLNSLNLKTVAKARKSFEDEVQKATDELVEHSLQKTDIALLKKKIIPDKRKIFFTAIKRLEKPSQFHIIDATEVSFTSQKLMDEESCTACQMCYRVCPTGALSSDVKNSKIDFDPFLCIKCHICHDVCVPDAITLSSSYKVKEFFEPEVVNLISFNVKRCNECNVIFSTTGNEKLCYRCKCEEEEARELWGISEDM is encoded by the coding sequence ATGCTTACATTAAATGCAGGATTATGTGTTCGCTCACTCAGTGTTGACAGTGGATGTAACAAATGTGAAGTTGTTTGCCCCACTAATGCTATAGTGATTAAAGAAGGCAACCCTTTACCTGCAATAAATTTTTCTGAATGTGTAAGTTGTGGCGCTTGCGGGGGAATATGTCCAAGTGAAGCATTGACACTTGAAGAATTTTCACTGACTGATTTCTTTTTTAATTTTGTACAAGAGAAAGAGATACTTTTATCTTGTAGAAAAAATATTCCATGTATAGCGGCACTCAGTGTTGAACATATTATCTCAATGGCAGTTCTGAAAAAAGAGCTTGTTTTTGATATGGGACATTGTTCAGAGTGTGAAATCGCTTCTACATGTAAAGCACAGATCGAAGCAAATTTCGAAGAAGCAACATATATTTTAGAAGCAATGGAGAGTGATGCCGTTATCTCTATGCAAGATGTAAAATATGAAAATGATGAAATTAACACTAAAGATCGTAGAGAGTTTTTAAATTCACTTAATTTGAAGACAGTGGCAAAAGCAAGAAAATCTTTTGAAGATGAAGTGCAAAAAGCTACAGATGAATTGGTTGAACATAGCCTGCAAAAAACAGATATAGCATTGTTAAAGAAAAAGATTATTCCAGATAAAAGAAAAATCTTTTTTACTGCTATAAAAAGGCTTGAAAAACCTTCTCAGTTTCATATAATTGATGCAACAGAAGTAAGCTTTACATCGCAAAAGCTAATGGATGAAGAGAGTTGTACGGCATGCCAAATGTGTTATAGAGTTTGTCCAACGGGAGCGCTTAGTTCCGATGTAAAAAACTCTAAGATAGATTTTGATCCGTTTTTATGTATAAAGTGTCATATCTGTCACGATGTATGTGTACCGGATGCGATTACTCTGTCCAGTTCATATAAAGTAAAAGAATTTTTTGAACCGGAAGTGGTGAATTTAATCAGTTTCAATGTTAAAAGATGTAATGAATGTAACGTGATTTTTAGTACGACAGGTAATGAAAAGCTTTGTTACAGATGTAAATGTGAAGAGGAAGAAGCCCGAGAATTATGGGGCATTTCAGAGGATATGTAA
- a CDS encoding phosphatidylglycerophosphatase A translates to MNWFFLTLGYSGLSPKAPGTMGTLVSLPLGMLILIYFGAGTLFLATLLISVIAIKAINNYETASGIHDNQQIVIDELAGMWFALSVAPAMQISFDQVLTLDNGFLVQSLLSFVLFRYFDITKPSIIGRIDREAKGGIGVMGDDIIAGFAAGISSALLWQGWLKAATLF, encoded by the coding sequence ATGAATTGGTTTTTTTTAACACTAGGCTATAGTGGTCTTTCACCAAAAGCACCAGGAACAATGGGAACTTTAGTTTCTCTTCCTCTTGGAATGTTAATACTTATATATTTCGGTGCCGGTACTCTATTTCTAGCAACACTTTTAATTTCAGTTATTGCGATCAAAGCTATCAATAACTATGAAACAGCTTCAGGCATTCATGACAACCAACAAATAGTTATAGATGAACTCGCAGGGATGTGGTTTGCCCTTAGTGTAGCACCAGCAATGCAAATAAGTTTTGATCAGGTACTGACACTTGATAACGGCTTTTTAGTCCAGTCATTATTATCTTTTGTACTCTTTAGATATTTTGATATTACAAAACCTTCAATAATAGGTAGAATCGATAGAGAAGCCAAAGGTGGTATCGGAGTAATGGGTGATGATATTATTGCAGGATTTGCAGCAGGAATCAGTTCTGCCCTGCTTTGGCAAGGCTGGTTAAAAGCAGCAACTCTTTTTTAA
- a CDS encoding sulfate adenylyltransferase, translated as MTSSRKNKTLYIDKEAASALELVKDGLLLPVTKLMNKKEAEDVLKTGLIDGKTFPFPFILAPSGKKNEEVITSLTPGEEISIICDGVEYATMVVDEVFEIDPKERVKQIYGTDDLTHPGVMTTIKRLGKWALSGEYELLHPKPNESKVAIQNAKEILEAKHVTSLVMGANPLHRAHEKLIRQTLESTDLLVIFLLKPYDNANLSFDIRKEALEYFINNYLPKNKVLIVPLENSYIFAGYNEIIIDAIVAKNYGCNRLTIGRNHAGLGMFYDCNSNKSIIDRVTGIDIEITVASEYVYCDQCRTLVSKNTCPHGQHHQISYHADSILEILEYGLLPPAVLIRKEISSFVLSKIFPNRFKNLEKLYYDTFPVTGLLEEHTEKDFYLELMKLYQTTSLT; from the coding sequence ATGACATCATCAAGAAAAAATAAAACTTTATATATTGATAAAGAGGCTGCTTCTGCTTTAGAGCTTGTCAAAGACGGGTTATTGTTACCTGTAACTAAATTAATGAATAAAAAAGAGGCTGAGGACGTTTTAAAAACGGGCTTGATTGATGGTAAAACATTTCCTTTCCCTTTCATTTTAGCACCTTCAGGTAAAAAGAATGAAGAGGTTATTACATCTTTAACTCCAGGTGAAGAGATCTCGATCATTTGTGACGGTGTAGAATATGCAACGATGGTAGTAGATGAAGTTTTTGAAATCGATCCCAAAGAGAGAGTCAAACAAATATACGGGACAGATGACCTAACACATCCCGGTGTAATGACTACAATCAAAAGACTTGGAAAATGGGCACTTTCAGGGGAATATGAACTTTTACATCCAAAGCCAAATGAATCGAAAGTAGCTATCCAAAATGCAAAAGAGATTTTAGAAGCAAAACATGTAACATCTCTCGTGATGGGTGCGAATCCTCTACACCGTGCTCATGAAAAGTTAATTAGACAAACACTGGAAAGTACTGATCTTTTAGTTATTTTTCTTCTTAAACCGTATGATAATGCAAATCTTAGTTTTGATATCAGAAAAGAAGCTCTGGAATATTTTATCAATAACTATTTACCTAAAAATAAAGTGCTTATAGTTCCACTTGAAAACAGCTATATTTTTGCAGGATATAATGAGATCATTATTGATGCCATTGTTGCCAAAAATTATGGTTGTAACAGGCTGACAATTGGACGTAATCATGCAGGGCTTGGTATGTTTTATGATTGTAATTCCAATAAGTCTATCATTGACAGGGTAACTGGTATTGATATTGAGATTACAGTTGCAAGTGAATATGTATACTGCGATCAATGTAGAACGCTTGTAAGTAAAAACACATGTCCACACGGGCAACATCATCAGATCTCTTACCATGCAGATTCTATTTTAGAAATTCTTGAGTACGGTTTACTCCCACCAGCAGTACTAATCAGAAAAGAGATTTCATCTTTTGTATTATCAAAGATATTTCCAAACAGATTTAAAAATCTTGAAAAGCTCTATTATGATACTTTCCCGGTAACGGGTCTACTTGAAGAGCATACGGAAAAAGATTTTTATCTTGAACTGATGAAACTTTACCAAACAACATCGCTGACATAA
- a CDS encoding response regulator — translation MKILIIENEVYLAQSIATKLGELGHVCEMCTSTKDAIRGNNYDVVLLSTNINGQDFNPVIETFKNSIVILMVSYISNDTVSKPLSAGAKDYILKPFMIEELIRKIDHYQDYERLKKRNLAYEKYLDYTFANVKNEISLENVELPLFISSNFQKYADAFAFEYAKVQNLPIHFVTLSDPKALTEIENLPQNSIIYLIDYQALKKTDKKAFCELIADKKAIISSTDKIDEVVHRVIEIKSDSNVFDKNEILPIEDYVKYIVLNYQDKYPDTELSKKLGISRKSLWEKRKKYDIIKKK, via the coding sequence TTGAAGATATTAATTATTGAAAATGAAGTATATTTAGCGCAAAGTATTGCGACAAAGCTTGGTGAACTTGGTCACGTATGTGAAATGTGTACATCTACAAAAGATGCAATCCGTGGTAACAACTATGATGTAGTACTCTTATCTACAAATATCAACGGTCAAGATTTCAATCCAGTTATTGAAACGTTTAAAAATTCTATCGTTATTTTAATGGTATCGTATATCAGTAATGATACTGTTTCAAAACCTCTTAGTGCAGGTGCAAAAGATTATATATTAAAACCTTTTATGATCGAAGAGCTTATCAGAAAAATAGATCATTATCAAGATTATGAAAGACTAAAAAAGCGTAACCTCGCTTATGAAAAATATCTTGACTACACTTTTGCAAACGTCAAGAATGAAATCTCTTTAGAAAATGTTGAACTACCACTCTTTATATCTTCCAATTTTCAAAAATATGCGGATGCTTTTGCATTTGAATATGCAAAAGTACAAAATCTACCTATACATTTTGTAACACTTAGTGATCCAAAAGCACTGACAGAGATAGAAAATCTGCCACAAAACAGTATAATCTATTTAATAGACTATCAAGCACTTAAAAAAACAGATAAAAAAGCTTTTTGTGAACTGATAGCCGATAAGAAAGCGATTATATCTTCAACAGACAAAATTGATGAAGTGGTACACAGGGTTATTGAGATAAAAAGTGATAGTAATGTTTTTGATAAAAATGAAATATTACCTATCGAGGACTATGTAAAATATATAGTTTTAAATTATCAAGATAAATACCCTGACACGGAATTATCAAAAAAACTAGGTATTAGTCGTAAAAGCTTGTGGGAGAAGCGAAAGAAATATGACATCATCAAGAAAAAATAA
- a CDS encoding bifunctional 2-C-methyl-D-erythritol 4-phosphate cytidylyltransferase/2-C-methyl-D-erythritol 2,4-cyclodiphosphate synthase, which translates to MSNLTLILLAAGNSTRFEMGVKKQWLRIDDKPLWFHVAKSFEQTQKFSEIIIVASQEDIAFMPNYASYKFVCGGETRQQSLKNALEYVKSESVLVSDIARACINEEFLTRITTYVTDADCLVPYLKANDTIVYENETIDRDKVKRVQTPQLSNTQMLKKALQTEQEFTDESSAIVAAGGTREFILGDEEAHKITYIEDLNKIPCLSAPSNDTFSGNGFDVHAFDDKGEMWLGGVKIESDFGFKAHSDGDVAIHSLIDALLGAAGMGDIGMMFPDNDAQYKGIDSKELLKKVVKKINNFGFVIINVDITIAAEKPRLSAYKEKIRETLASIMNIEMAKVNIKATTTEKLGFIGRAEGVGVWSNANLKYFNWKM; encoded by the coding sequence TTGTCAAACTTGACACTGATATTACTTGCTGCTGGAAACTCCACTAGATTTGAAATGGGAGTTAAAAAGCAATGGCTGCGTATAGATGACAAACCATTGTGGTTCCATGTAGCCAAAAGTTTTGAACAAACACAAAAGTTTTCAGAGATCATTATTGTTGCTTCACAAGAAGATATTGCATTTATGCCAAACTATGCTTCGTACAAATTTGTATGTGGTGGAGAAACAAGACAGCAGTCTCTTAAAAATGCTCTTGAATATGTTAAGAGTGAATCTGTACTTGTTAGTGATATAGCACGTGCTTGCATCAATGAAGAATTTCTAACGCGTATTACTACTTATGTAACAGATGCAGATTGTCTTGTACCCTATCTTAAAGCAAATGATACTATTGTTTATGAAAATGAAACAATCGATCGCGACAAAGTAAAAAGAGTACAAACGCCTCAGCTTTCTAATACTCAAATGTTAAAAAAAGCACTCCAAACAGAGCAAGAGTTTACAGATGAAAGTAGTGCCATTGTAGCAGCCGGTGGAACAAGAGAATTTATTTTAGGTGATGAAGAAGCACATAAAATCACTTATATAGAAGATCTCAATAAAATTCCTTGTTTGAGTGCACCGTCAAACGATACTTTCAGCGGTAATGGGTTTGATGTTCACGCCTTTGATGACAAAGGTGAGATGTGGCTGGGTGGTGTTAAGATTGAATCTGACTTTGGTTTTAAAGCACACAGTGACGGAGATGTCGCTATCCACTCGTTGATAGATGCACTACTCGGTGCGGCAGGGATGGGAGATATCGGAATGATGTTTCCGGATAACGATGCTCAATACAAAGGTATTGATTCTAAAGAACTTTTGAAAAAAGTAGTTAAAAAAATAAACAATTTTGGCTTTGTAATTATCAATGTAGACATTACAATTGCAGCAGAAAAACCACGTTTATCTGCTTACAAAGAAAAAATACGTGAGACTTTGGCATCAATTATGAATATTGAAATGGCAAAAGTCAATATCAAAGCAACGACAACTGAAAAACTTGGCTTTATTGGAAGAGCCGAAGGTGTAGGTGTTTGGTCGAATGCAAATTTAAAATATTTTAATTGGAAGATGTAA
- the thiC gene encoding phosphomethylpyrimidine synthase ThiC, translating into MRSSWVKERENDSVRTQMYYAKQGIITPEMEYVAKIEDLSPELVRSEIARGRLIIPANVNHTSLEPMAIGLAAKCKINANIGSSAIASDVQGEIEKVQVSQHYKADTAMDLSTGGDLDEIRKAVIANSKIPIGTVPIYQILHDVNNKIEDLSIDVMLEVLERQAQQGVSYFTIHAGFLLETMPKVAKRKMGIVSRGGSLMAAWMMHYHRENPFYTAFDDILDICAKYDVSLSLGDSLRPGCLADASDDAQLGELKVLGELTLRAWEKNVQVMIEGPGHVPLNQIERNMKIQRELCHEAPFYILGPLVTDIAAGYDHISSAIGAAVGGWHGASMLCYVTPKEHLGLPNAEDVREGIIAYKIAAHAADIARGRKGARDIDDEMSDARYTFDWEKQFELALDSERAREYHDETLPQDVFKEAEFCSMCGPKFCSYKITQEIMDNPEAIAKIAEEAKLAEAH; encoded by the coding sequence ATGAGATCTTCATGGGTAAAAGAGCGTGAGAATGATTCTGTTCGTACACAGATGTATTACGCTAAACAAGGCATTATTACACCAGAGATGGAATATGTCGCAAAAATCGAAGATTTATCTCCTGAACTAGTTCGTAGTGAGATAGCTCGTGGTAGGCTAATCATTCCAGCCAATGTAAATCACACTTCACTAGAACCGATGGCTATAGGTCTTGCAGCTAAATGTAAGATCAATGCAAATATTGGTTCATCTGCAATCGCTTCAGATGTTCAGGGTGAGATAGAAAAAGTTCAAGTATCACAACACTATAAAGCTGATACTGCAATGGACCTTTCTACTGGTGGTGATCTTGATGAGATTAGAAAAGCAGTTATTGCAAATTCTAAAATTCCTATCGGAACAGTACCAATCTATCAAATTCTTCATGATGTAAACAACAAGATTGAAGATTTAAGTATAGATGTAATGCTGGAAGTATTAGAGCGTCAGGCACAACAAGGTGTTTCATATTTTACAATTCACGCAGGTTTCTTATTAGAGACTATGCCAAAAGTTGCAAAACGTAAAATGGGTATCGTATCTCGCGGTGGTTCACTAATGGCTGCTTGGATGATGCACTATCATAGAGAAAATCCATTTTATACAGCATTTGATGATATCTTAGATATTTGTGCGAAATATGATGTTTCTTTATCATTAGGTGATTCACTTCGTCCTGGTTGTTTAGCTGATGCATCAGATGATGCACAACTTGGCGAGTTAAAAGTTCTTGGTGAATTAACACTGCGTGCTTGGGAGAAAAATGTTCAAGTAATGATCGAAGGTCCCGGACATGTTCCATTGAATCAAATCGAACGTAATATGAAAATTCAACGTGAGCTTTGTCATGAAGCACCTTTTTACATCCTTGGGCCACTAGTTACTGATATTGCTGCAGGGTATGACCATATCTCTTCAGCAATCGGTGCTGCTGTTGGTGGATGGCACGGTGCTTCAATGTTATGTTATGTAACTCCTAAAGAACACTTAGGTCTTCCAAATGCAGAAGATGTTCGTGAAGGAATTATTGCATATAAAATTGCTGCACACGCTGCTGATATTGCTCGTGGACGTAAAGGTGCTAGAGATATTGATGATGAGATGAGTGATGCTCGTTATACGTTTGACTGGGAAAAACAGTTCGAACTTGCACTTGATAGTGAACGTGCTCGTGAATATCATGATGAAACTCTTCCACAAGATGTATTTAAAGAAGCGGAATTTTGTTCTATGTGTGGACCAAAATTCTGTTCTTACAAAATTACTCAAGAAATTATGGATAATCCTGAAGCAATTGCAAAAATTGCAGAAGAAGCAAAGTTAGCGGAAGCTCACTAG